The Puntigrus tetrazona isolate hp1 chromosome 16, ASM1883169v1, whole genome shotgun sequence genome includes a region encoding these proteins:
- the arhgap33 gene encoding rho GTPase-activating protein 33 isoform X4, which produces MHRRATLSGPQWVRKCAMFVRTLSLADMSGFLTRGEQLAIKARSTDNLDSSGEPGTRSVGTTANLKGKMSKRLSVVKGHFPKLVDCAHFHYENVDFGSIELQFANEQSDASWTSGSAKDLVFLVQVSCQGKTWMVRRSYEEFRTLDAHLHQCIYDRRYSQLLALPALCEIGDRVEIFTPLLSEYLSRLSMIVDNKLNCGPVLSWMEIDNHGNRFLLKEEASLNVPAIAAAHVIKRYTAQASDEISIEVGDILSVIDMPPKEDTTWWRGKHGFQVGFFPSECVELINEKLPQSVSAPVSKQEVDAPGSKPGVTNSTGPSSPTSVSKKHGKLMGFLRTFMKSRPTKQKLKQRGILKERVFGCDLGEHLLNSGQDVPQVLKSCSEFIEKHGVVDGIYRHSGVSSNIQKLRHEFDSENVPDLTRDVYMQDIHCVGSLCKLYFRELPNPLLTYQLYDKFAECMGEMTEEERMVKVHDVIQQLPPPHYRTLEYLIRHLAHLATCSGETNMHIKNLAIVWAPNLLRSQEIEAAGLSGADPFKEVRIQSVVVEFLLSNVEVLFSDSFTSVGRFSAARQSLTRPKSFVSTRLLSLEEAQARTQAPLLLQGSPHHAISQFHTVLDLPADKRKRGMKVRKSAGGSWKTFFAIGKPTAAGRRKPTRITSLFQPATSHAGCRVDSVTLRSAKSEESLSSQHSGAGQGKIQRLRRPRSSSDGLSLTASVDPQLLPQRSPSRIHPSRSYDSLLPEETRDADEEENEEEDDEEGVYMLPDFSQEPSASWMAEDVIDFSPTFLEDGPIGLGSTAGDPSGRESPPAAAPPPYRCLSHQAHTRTGSQRSITEDPDSVLNQSEAAARRSLILAAAAPPQQVFCQHRPSAVTNAPTSSAQQGEMNLSPSHNQTPTPATSAPPSQPPQERRSFTRKVVHALSPKVPKSPPLDISDPIAISVPAKVLEMIGGRAGELQPGLPSGGPPQPPQMISMLLRSCDFQLTESCQQELNSKLGPVAKIKGPSILGPTGVPLPSQQPPPPPPKNPARLMALALAESANKALRQGASPPYRPRQSGTSPETDVRFQRSLSADAGALLSSDPNQIYSTVRPLSVWKTEGDDDNAEDEGGTVAEKAAEKSHGTEPRQDTGTLSSETSVSDSGTSNSELSAASSSEDNERTPSPIYKNEEQTSAPQPSKSSPPTSSEAIPSQRKPPAYGRQFSAPQLQQEKSGGQSKPASQPHTQLLHSKSESSPLAQVRAFQPTRPKVPPKPPDLAPLRAPLSQTDRHDYTRRSLDASRIRRLAGPPQGNTPLSRAFSERISSTSDMLSRYHAARMASQAAQVAHLPQQQQAQSTPIRPVVPSSEDPSKMENFYYEIGAPEHPQVPPSYARHSYQNMKLDLEGNLRLTDPANQRPISRGYPPPYNHQGSGGGRTPQLWSSEATRAWAAAHSHSFSFSHSHSHHRSQDGSGHPPHPRPQRQTSSSVRLPRSEVHPIPASVGVGSSAGMVPLSVHQRSLHRSQRSPSADHTNSQLHPYFENGKVCYRYFEASRPEDLPLNQHQHAVLKPQASPGQGTSKDEPEHIYVNYPFTNPPGSGVNSKGWATTDLDENDHQTSETLEPLPMSPPDDKQKHSEQESHMAGFDNPAQNDVSSDSKVTNIAASASNAMHFRSRSDPQSTSSEPAHILTGKEIASLLIEKLAEDEREGPSMPSSSSSSPHIEHPPNPYPSQQQQQPPPAYNIYTPGPSRGRFEGQVPHREGSGPFQRQDPLRRSSGGQYRQAFDVMPSGDQVLKFYRSQGFIPSTQGESTTPNPYPPRPYYQDPPYPNWGPQGLPDSSHTCTPPTVAFSNLALGSTRGYGPQTVANQFNQYPYQSGPMLPQYPNTPRRDVVMDPSLRPPGLRNQRGLNRQGSLPGPNWTIRTEGQTRSYC; this is translated from the exons TGTCAGGACCCCAGTGGGTTCGGAAATGCGCCATGTTTGTGAGAACGCTGAGCCTGGCAGACATGTCCG GTTTCTTGACCAGGGGAGAGCAGCTAGCAATTAAG GCTCGAAGCACTGATAATCTGGACAGTTCTGGGGAGCCTGGGACCCGATCTGTGGGAACCACAGCCAACTTGAAGGGGAAGATGAGCAAAAG GCTTTCTGTTGTGAAAGGTCACTTCCCCAAGCTTGTTGACTGTGCCCACTTTCACTATGAAAATGTGGACTTCGGTTCTATCGAG CTTCAGTTTGCCAATGAACAGAGCGATGCCAGCTGGACCTCAGGCAGTGCCAAAGATCTGGTTTTCCTCGTGCAGGTGTCCTGCCAG GGTAAGACGTGGATGGTACGGCGTTCATACGAAGAGTTCCGGACGCTGGATGCCCACCTGCATCAGTGCATTTACGACCGCCGTTACTCTCAGCTCTTGGCTCTTCCTGCCCTATGCGAGATCGGTGACCGGGTGGAG ATCTTCACACCTCTGTTGTCGGAGTATCTGAGTCGTCTCTCCATGATTGTGGATAATAAGCTGAACTGTGGGCCGGTTCTCTCCTGGATGGAG ATTGACAACCATGGCAACAGGTTCCTGTTGAAAGAAGAAGCATCTTTAAACGTCCCTGCCATCGCTGCTGCTCACGTCATCAAGCGCTACACTGCTCAAGCTAGCGATGAGATCTCCATTGAG GTTGGTGATATCTTGTCAGTGATTGACATGCCACCCAAAGAGGACACCACATGGTGGAGAGGAAAGCATGGATTCCAG GTTGGCTTCTTTCCCAGTGAATGTGTGGAATTAATCAACGAGAAGTTGCCACAGTCGGTCAGCGCTCCTGTCAGTAAGCAAG AGGTAGATGCTCCGGGCTCCAAACCTGGTGTTACCAACTCGACTGGGCCTTCCTCACCAACATCAG TGTCTAAGAAACACGGCAAGCTGATGGGCTTCCTGCGCACCTTTATGAAGTCCAGACCCACCAAACAGAAGCTAAAGCAGAGGGGAATCCTGAAAGAACGGGTGTTCGGCTGTGATCTCGGAGAGCATCTCCTCAACTCTGGCCAAGACG TGCCACAGGTACTCAAGAGCTGCTCAGAGTTCATAGAGAAGCATGGTGTGGTGGATGGCATCTACAGACATTCTGGCGTATCCTCAAACATACAGAAACTCAG GCATGAGTTTGACAGTGAAAATGTTCCAGACCTGACGAGAGACGTGTACATGCAGGATATTCACTGCGTCGGCTCGCTGTGCAAACTCTACTTCAGAGAGCTGCCCAATCCTCTGCTCACGTACCAACTCTACGACAAGTTTGCT GAATGTATGGGAGAGATGACGGAGGAAGAAAGAATGGTGAAAGTACATGATGTTATCCAGCAACTTCCTCCTCCTCACTACCG CACTTTGGAGTACCTCATCAGACACCTGGCCCATTTGGCCACCTGCAGTGGAGAGACGAACATGCACATTAAGAATCTGGCCATTGTCTGGGCTCCCAATCTGCTCAG atcCCAAGAAATTGAAGCAGCGGGCTTAAGCGGCGCTGATCCATTTAAAGAAGTGCGCATCCAGTCCGTGGTCGTGGAGTTTCTGCTTAGCAATGTGGAAGTTCTGTTCAGTGATTCCTTCACTTCTGTTGGCCGTTTCAGTGCAG CACGACAGTCTCTGACCAGACCCAAGTCGTTTGTGTCCACCAGGCTTCTGTCTTTGGAGGAGGCACAGGCTCGCACACAAGCTCCACTTCTCCTTCAAGGATCTCCTCATCATGCTATCAGCCAGTTTCACACTGTACTGGACCTGCCTGCTGACAA GAGGAAAAGGGGGATGAAGGTCCGGAAGTCAGCAGGTGGGAGCTGGAAGACGTTTTTTGCCATTGGGAAACCTACAGCGGCAGGTCGACGCAAACCCACGAGAATCACCTCTTTGTTTCAGCCTGCTACCTCTCACGCGG GTTGCAGGGTGGACAGTGTGACACTCAGGTCTGCAAAGAGTGAAGAGTCCCTGTCATCTCAGCACAGTGGAGCAG GTCAGGGAAAGATACAACGCTTACGAAGACCTCGCTCTAGCAGTGATGGTCTCTCGTTGACTGCCTCTGTTGATCCGCAGCTCCTTCCCCAGCGCTCCCCATCTAGAATCCATCCAAGCCGCTCTTATGACAGCCTGCTGCCCGAGGAAACCCGTGATGCCgatgaggaggaaaatgaagaagaagatgatgagGAGGGTGTGTACATGTTGCCTGATTTCTCCCAGGAACCATCTGCCTCATGGATGGCAGAAGATGTTATCGACTTTAGCCCCACCTTCCTGGAAGATGGGCCAATAGGTTTGGGGAGCACGGCTGGTGATCCTAGTGGCAGAGAGTCCCCTCCTGCTGCTGCGCCCCCTCCCTACCGCTGTCTGAGCCATCAAGCCCACACTCGGACTGGTAGCCAGCGCTCAATCACAGAAGATCCAGACTCTGTTCTCAATCAATCAGAGGCTGCAGCCCGTCGTAGTTTGATCCTGGCTGCAGCAGCTCCACCTCAGCAAGTGTTCTGTCAGCACAGGCCATCTGCAGTCACTAATGCTCCCACAAGCTCAGCACAGCAGGGCGAAATGAATTTAAGCCCGTCCCATAACCAGACGCCAACTCCAGCAACCTCTGCACCCCCATCTCAGCCCCCTCAAGAGAGGCGTTCCTTTACACGTAAAGTGGTTCATGCACTTTCACCTAAAGTGCCTAAATCCCCTCCTCTGGACATCTCTGATCCGATTGCCATCAGTGTACCTGCCAAG gTTCTGGAAATGATTGGTGGACGAGCTGGTGAATTGCAACCTGGACTTCCAAGTGGTGGACCACCTCAGCCACCCCAAATGATATCTATGCTTCTGAGATCATGTGATTTTCAGCTCACGGAGAGCTGCCAGCAAGAGCTCAACAGTAAGTTGGGCCCCGTCGCCAAAATCAAGGGTCCTA GTATTTTGGGTCCCACTGGTGTTCCCCTTCCATCACAGCAGCCCCCTCCTCCACCCCCCAAGAACCCTGCACGGCTCATGGCTCTGGCTCTTGCTGAAAGTGCAAACAAGGCACTGCGGCAAGGTGCCTCACCTCCATATCGCCCCCGTCAAAGTGGAACCTCCCCTGAGACAGATGTCCGCTTTCAGAGGTCCCTATCTGCAGATGCAGGTGCTTTGCTATCTTCTGATCCTAATCAAATTTATTCCACGGTACGCCCTTTGTCTGTGTGGAAGACTGAGGGTGATGATGATAATGCTGAAGATGAGGGTGGAACTGTAGCTGAAAAAGCTGCAGAGAAATCACATGGTACAGAGCCAAGGCAAGACACTGGGACTCTTTCTTCTGAAACCTCAGTCTCTGACTCTGGGACGTCTAATTCTGAGTTGTCAGCTGCTAGTTCTTCTGAAGACAATGAGCGAACACCCAGCCCCATTTACAAGAACGAAGAACAAACCTCTGCACCACAGCCCTCAAAATCCAGCCCACCCACTTCCAGTGAAGCCATCCCTTCTCAAAGAAAACCCCCAGCTTATGGGCGACAGTTTTCTGCTCCGCAACTTCAGCAGGAAAAATCCGGTGGCCAGTCCAAGCCTGCATCCCAACCACACACTCAGCTTCTGCATTCTAAATCAGAGAGCTCTCCACTGGCCCAGGTACGAGCCTTCCAGCCCACTCGCCCTAAAGTGCCACCCAAGCCCCCTGATCTTGCTCCCTTGAGGGCTCCACTCTCTCAGACTGACCGGCATGATTACACACGTCGCTCCTTGGATGCCAGTCGCATTCGACGCTTGGCAGGGCCACCGCAAGGGAACACGCCACTTTCCAGAGCCTTCTCTGAGCGTATCAGCAGCACCTCTGACATGCTGTCTCGCTATCATGCAGCTAGGATGGCCAGCCAAGCTGCTCAGGTTGCACATCTTCCCCAACAACAACAAGCCCAGTCCACACCAATCAGACCGGTTGTCCCCTCGTCTGAAGACCCTTCCAAGATGGAGAACTTCTACTACGAAATCGGTGCACCTGAACATCCACAAGTGCCACCCAGCTATGCACGCCACAGCTATCAAAATATGAAGTTGGATCTGGAGGGAAACCTCCGTCTCACTgatccagccaatcagaggcctATTTCCAGGGGTTACCCTCCTCCCTACAACCACCAAGGATCTGGGGGTGGAAGGACTCCCCAGCTTTGGTCATCTGAGGCCACACGAGCTTGGGCCGCAGCACACTCTCACTCTTTCTCCTTTTCCCATTCTCATTCCCACCATCGTTCTCAGGATGGTTCAGGACATCCTCCCCATCCCCGTCCCCAGCGTCAGACATCATCATCCGTTAGGTTGCCCCGCAGTGAAGTGCATCCCATACCTGCTTCTGTTGGAgtgggctcctctgctggcatGGTGCCTCTGTCTGTGCACCAACGTAGCTTGCATCGCTCACAGCGTTCCCCTTCTGCAGACCACACAAACTCCCAGCTTCACCCCTACTTTGAAAACGGGAAGGTGTGCTACCGGTACTTTGAGGCTTCCAGACCGGAAGACTTGCCACTGAATCAGCATCAGCATGCTGTATTAAAGCCTCAGGCTTCACCAGGGCAAGGGACATCAAAAGATGAGCCTGAACACATTTACGTCAACTACCCTTTCACAAACCCTCCAGGATCTGGGGTTAATTCAAAGGGCTGGGCCACAACAGACCTCGACGAAAATGATCACCAAACATCTGAGACACTGGAACCTCTACCCATGTCACCACCGGATGACAAACAGAAGCATTCAGAGCAAGAAAGTCACATGGCTGGTTTCGACAACCCTGCCCAGAATGATGTGTCCTCAGATTCCAAAGTGACCAATATAGCAGCATCTGCCTCCAATGCCATGCATTTCCGGAGTCGCTCAGATCCCCAAAGTACCAGCTCGGAGCCTGCTCATATCCTGACTGGGAAGGAAATTGCTTCCTTGCTAATTGAAAAGCTTGCAGAGGATGAAAGGGAGGGTCCTTCTATGCCgtcctcttcatcctcttctCCGCACATTGAGCACCCTCCAAATCCCTACCCTAgccagcagcagcaacaacctCCGCCTGCATATAATATCTACACTCCAGGACCCTCTCGAGGGCGCTTTGAAGGCCAGGTGCCACATAGAGAGGGATCAGGACCTTTCCAACGTCAAGACCCTTTGCGGAGATCTTCCGGAGGCCAGTATAGACAAGCCTTTGACGTCATGCCATCTGGCGACCAAGTCCTTAAGTTTTACAGAAGCCAAGGCTTCATCCCAAGCACCCAGGGAGAAAGCACAACTCCTAATCCTTATCCCCCAAGACCATATTATCAGGACCCCCCATACCCCAATTGGGGCCCTCAAGGCCTCCCAGACTCTTCCCACACATGCACTCCACCTACAGTGGCCTTCTCAAACTTAGCGCTTGGATCGACAAGAGGATATGGGCCTCAGACCGTGGCCAACCAGTTTAACCAGTACCCATACCAGTCAGGGCCAATGCTTCCTCAGTATCCCAACACACCACGACGAGATGTTGTCATGGATCCTTCTCTTCGACCTCCGGGGTTGCGGAACCAGAGAGGCTTAAACCGACAGGGAAGCCTGCCAGGTCCCAACTGGACCATCCGAACTGAGGGCCAGACCCGAAGTTACTGCTAA